A single genomic interval of Arthrobacter globiformis harbors:
- a CDS encoding Tat pathway signal protein, which produces MPKPELHPELLTPGTPGQEGPGQESPGKPGTGKARKGTAGAQKQGEGNQKQTGFPQPSPVFDPFARDRERDAAARKKRSQRRTVVVGLGVTALLAGTITAIVASNEQDPDYAQVCFNDETGERVEDTQCNSSAGRGGALYAWYFYARGASVPGLGQNRTAYPNFTRTVPQGAKTSTGYSSKGGTVSRGGFGSSSKGGSTGG; this is translated from the coding sequence GTGCCAAAGCCTGAGCTCCACCCCGAGCTGCTGACCCCCGGCACGCCTGGACAGGAAGGCCCGGGACAGGAAAGCCCTGGAAAGCCAGGCACGGGCAAGGCCCGCAAGGGAACCGCGGGCGCACAAAAGCAGGGCGAAGGAAACCAGAAGCAAACCGGCTTCCCCCAGCCCAGCCCCGTCTTCGACCCGTTCGCCCGTGACCGCGAGCGCGACGCCGCGGCGCGGAAGAAGCGGTCCCAGCGCCGCACGGTGGTGGTGGGCCTCGGCGTCACGGCGCTCCTGGCCGGCACCATCACGGCGATCGTGGCCAGCAACGAGCAGGACCCCGACTACGCCCAGGTCTGCTTCAACGACGAAACGGGTGAGCGCGTCGAGGACACCCAGTGCAACAGCTCGGCCGGACGCGGCGGGGCCCTCTATGCCTGGTACTTCTATGCGCGCGGCGCCAGCGTCCCGGGCCTTGGCCAGAACAGGACGGCCTATCCCAACTTCACCAGGACGGTGCCGCAGGGGGCCAAGACGTCCACGGGCTACAGCAGCAAGGGCGGCACAGTCAGCCGGGGCGGCTTCGGCAGCAGCTCCAAGGGCGGAAGCACGGGAGGCTAG
- a CDS encoding glutathionylspermidine synthase family protein, which translates to MKRLLSEPRPDWKQKIEEQGLVFSTTTLPGGKKIEYWNEAAYYEFTMDEVEALEVTAEDMHRMCLEAAKFLATGAMGPIGIGPQALELAAESLQAGDVDIYGRFDFIYDGQGGAAKMLEYNADTPTGLIEAAVAQWFWLQDVFPEKDQWNGIHEALIRQWKKLQYRTGMSTLHVAHSEAEESGEDWMTAAYMRDVAGQAGWTTIGINMSDIGWDPNLKRFVDMDNFMISTIFKLYPWELMMKEPFGHRLLQRSHNPRWVEPAWKMLLSNKALLAALWHLYPDHPNLLPAYLNDPGPLREWVAKPLHGREGDNIRIHAEGISLEKPGGYGREGWCYQQYHSLPDFDGNHPVLGLWVVDGESVGCGIRESDGPVTDYFCRFVPNTIDAPAPLSAQAAQANANKAGIAL; encoded by the coding sequence GTGAAGCGGTTACTTTCGGAGCCCCGGCCGGACTGGAAGCAGAAGATTGAAGAGCAGGGCCTGGTGTTTTCCACCACCACCCTGCCCGGCGGCAAGAAGATCGAGTACTGGAATGAGGCCGCCTACTACGAATTCACCATGGACGAGGTGGAGGCGCTCGAGGTCACAGCCGAGGACATGCACAGGATGTGCCTGGAAGCCGCAAAGTTCCTGGCCACGGGCGCCATGGGCCCGATCGGCATCGGTCCGCAGGCGCTGGAACTGGCCGCCGAGTCGCTGCAGGCCGGGGACGTGGACATCTACGGCCGCTTCGATTTCATCTATGACGGCCAGGGCGGCGCCGCCAAGATGCTCGAGTACAACGCGGACACTCCCACCGGCCTCATCGAGGCGGCCGTGGCACAGTGGTTCTGGCTGCAGGACGTCTTCCCGGAGAAGGACCAGTGGAACGGGATCCACGAGGCACTGATCCGGCAGTGGAAGAAGCTGCAGTACCGCACGGGGATGAGCACGCTGCACGTGGCCCACTCCGAGGCCGAAGAATCTGGCGAGGACTGGATGACGGCCGCCTACATGCGGGACGTCGCCGGCCAGGCCGGGTGGACCACCATCGGCATCAACATGTCGGACATCGGCTGGGACCCGAACCTCAAGCGCTTCGTGGACATGGACAACTTCATGATCAGCACGATCTTTAAGCTCTACCCCTGGGAGCTGATGATGAAGGAGCCCTTCGGCCACCGCCTGCTGCAGCGCTCGCACAATCCCCGCTGGGTGGAACCGGCCTGGAAAATGCTGCTGTCCAACAAAGCCCTCCTGGCCGCCCTCTGGCACCTCTACCCGGACCACCCGAATCTGCTGCCCGCGTACCTCAATGATCCGGGCCCGCTGCGGGAATGGGTGGCCAAGCCGCTGCACGGCCGCGAAGGCGACAACATCCGGATCCATGCGGAGGGCATCAGCCTGGAGAAGCCGGGCGGATACGGCCGCGAAGGCTGGTGCTACCAGCAGTACCACTCCCTCCCCGACTTCGACGGCAACCACCCGGTCCTGGGCCTGTGGGTGGTGGACGGTGAATCGGTGGGTTGCGGCATCCGCGAGTCCGACGGGCCGGTCACCGATTATTTCTGCCGCTTCGTCCCGAACACCATTGACGCGCCGGCGCCGCTGAGCGCCCAGGCGGCACAGGCCAACGCGAACAAGGCAGGTATTGCGCTATGA
- a CDS encoding MOSC domain-containing protein, whose product MHTATLLAVCRVHQLLPDEGSVGVTAIDKRPVDGPVKVHKLGLHGDIQASRIDHGGEDQALYAYSQADADYWIGELQRELPPGIFGENLRVAGIETTGAVIGERWRIGLDVEVEVTSPRVPCATFQRRMDEAQWVKRFTQAGRVGAYLRVTKTGSVQAGDHVHRLFVPKHGVTVGRWFSEPDVDAIEALRDAEADGEIRLQPEYHDRFEKMLRRVGR is encoded by the coding sequence ATGCACACAGCCACTCTTCTTGCCGTTTGCCGGGTCCACCAGCTCCTTCCGGACGAGGGAAGCGTGGGCGTCACCGCCATCGACAAGCGGCCCGTGGACGGGCCGGTGAAGGTGCACAAGCTTGGTTTGCACGGTGACATCCAGGCCAGCCGCATCGACCACGGGGGAGAGGACCAGGCGCTCTACGCCTATTCCCAGGCTGACGCGGACTACTGGATAGGAGAGCTGCAGCGCGAGCTGCCGCCGGGGATCTTCGGTGAGAACCTGCGCGTCGCGGGAATTGAAACCACGGGCGCCGTCATCGGTGAACGTTGGCGGATCGGGCTGGATGTTGAAGTTGAGGTCACCTCGCCGCGCGTTCCATGCGCGACCTTCCAGCGGCGCATGGACGAGGCCCAGTGGGTCAAGCGCTTCACGCAGGCAGGCCGGGTGGGCGCCTACCTGCGCGTCACCAAGACCGGCTCTGTGCAGGCAGGCGACCACGTTCACCGTCTCTTCGTTCCGAAGCATGGCGTGACCGTCGGCCGCTGGTTCAGCGAGCCCGACGTCGATGCCATCGAGGCCCTGCGCGACGCCGAGGCCGACGGTGAAATCCGGCTGCAGCCCGAGTACCACGACCGGTTCGAGAAGATGCTCCGCCGCGTGGGCCGCTAG
- the mprA gene encoding MprA protease, GlyGly-CTERM protein-sorting domain-containing form has translation MLLAAGTLGYGRRKPAVRPAGSHCSKPSGWKVLQ, from the coding sequence GTGCTGTTGGCGGCCGGAACGCTTGGCTACGGCCGGCGGAAACCGGCTGTTCGTCCAGCCGGTTCACACTGCAGCAAGCCTAGTGGCTGGAAGGTGCTGCAGTGA